The Dehalococcoidia bacterium genome includes a window with the following:
- the corA gene encoding magnesium/cobalt transporter CorA, giving the protein MPFEAYYLSPENDLKYHLSETDVKSIFESKQGLLWVDISATTPEDGEFLKRTFDFHHLAIENCVDPRIFPPKVDDFGDYLFVIVHGINHAAESDIVETAELEIFLGRHFVVSNHSAPLYSVESIKHLVEEADDRPMRKGADFLVHALIDTLVDNVLPTIDRMSDRAEEIEESVIQNPQPSILEAIMQLKRSTQRLHRVMALQRETIGRLSRGEFRIIAPEAQIFYRDIYDHMVRIEEWNQILRDRADNALSTYLSSVANRQNETMRVLSIVATIFMPLTLLAGIYGMNFEHMPELGVDWAYFAVIGFMGLAGMVALWFFWARTWLGRRRWQVTNVKPFKVDPHKIIGYAPAMDHIKRWQKDLLGN; this is encoded by the coding sequence ATGCCGTTTGAAGCATATTATCTGAGCCCTGAAAATGATTTGAAGTATCATCTGAGTGAGACGGATGTCAAGTCTATTTTTGAGTCCAAACAGGGCCTGCTCTGGGTGGATATCAGCGCCACCACACCTGAGGACGGGGAATTCCTGAAACGCACATTCGATTTCCACCATCTGGCGATCGAAAATTGTGTTGACCCTCGGATATTCCCTCCCAAGGTCGACGACTTTGGGGATTACCTCTTTGTCATCGTCCATGGCATAAATCATGCAGCCGAATCAGACATTGTGGAGACAGCGGAACTGGAAATTTTCCTCGGCCGTCACTTTGTGGTGAGCAATCACAGCGCCCCTCTCTACAGCGTGGAATCCATCAAGCATTTGGTGGAAGAAGCTGATGATCGTCCCATGAGAAAAGGGGCGGATTTTCTCGTTCATGCGCTCATTGATACACTGGTGGATAATGTCTTGCCCACCATCGACCGCATGAGTGACAGGGCAGAGGAGATCGAGGAATCTGTGATTCAAAACCCTCAGCCCTCGATTCTGGAGGCCATCATGCAACTCAAGCGGTCAACACAGCGCTTGCATCGGGTTATGGCTCTCCAGCGAGAGACCATTGGCCGACTGAGCAGGGGCGAATTCCGCATTATCGCACCGGAAGCCCAGATATTCTATCGGGATATATACGACCACATGGTGCGCATCGAAGAGTGGAACCAGATCCTAAGAGACAGGGCTGATAATGCTCTCTCAACCTACTTATCTTCGGTGGCAAATCGGCAGAATGAAACGATGAGGGTACTCTCTATTGTGGCCACTATTTTCATGCCTCTCACACTTCTGGCCGGAATATATGGGATGAACTTTGAGCATATGCCGGAATTAGGTGTAGATTGGGCCTATTTTGCCGTCATTGGATTTATGGGGTTGGCCGGGATGGTGGCCCTTTGGTTTTTCTGGGCGCGGACGTGGCTCGGCCGCCGACGCTGGCAGGTCACCAATGTAAAGCCTTTCAAGGTTGATCCACATAAGATCATCGGTTATGCTCCCGCCATGGATCACATCAAGCGATGGCAGAAGGACTTGTTGGGCAACTGA
- a CDS encoding phosphoglucomutase/phosphomannomutase family protein, producing the protein MQIKFGTDGWRGIIADDFTVANVRYCAQSLADYLHAKGTASQGLVIGYDTRFASERFADAAAEVIAANGIKVSLCAKAVPTPLVSFGIVRQKAAGGIVITASHNPGEWNGFKLKSSDGASAPTEMEQDVEKRLPEIIRKDRVKRIELKEAVSNGLVSYLEIDAPYVQQMGELIDIERIRQAGIKIAVDSMFGAGMGYFKNILAGGKTEVVEIHGERNPSFPGLKQPEPIGRNLAELCAFVPKTGADIGLATDGDADRIGVVDEKGNPLTPLQIFALLALYLLEVRGERGAIVKTLTTTSMLNKLAAMYDVPLYETKVGFKYVAPLMLQHDAMIGGEESSGFGFRNHIPERDGILAGLYLLDLVARTGKKPSELIDYLYSKVGPHHYDRVDVEFPAGDREAIIRRLKSNLPARLGGVEVKKVNADDGFHFCLADGSWLLIRFSGTEPLLRIYAEAPSLGQAERIIAEGRAVLKI; encoded by the coding sequence ATGCAAATCAAATTTGGCACAGACGGATGGAGAGGAATCATCGCCGATGATTTTACGGTGGCCAATGTGCGGTATTGCGCTCAAAGCCTGGCAGACTACCTTCACGCCAAAGGCACCGCATCTCAGGGGCTGGTAATCGGATACGACACGCGCTTTGCTTCCGAACGGTTTGCCGATGCAGCCGCCGAAGTTATCGCCGCCAACGGGATCAAAGTCAGTCTCTGTGCAAAAGCAGTTCCCACCCCTCTGGTGAGCTTTGGCATCGTTCGTCAGAAAGCTGCCGGAGGCATCGTCATCACGGCCAGCCATAATCCGGGGGAATGGAACGGATTCAAGCTCAAGTCTTCCGACGGAGCCAGCGCGCCAACCGAAATGGAACAGGATGTTGAGAAACGCCTGCCTGAGATCATCCGCAAAGACAGGGTGAAGCGAATCGAATTAAAAGAAGCCGTGAGTAATGGGCTGGTCAGTTATCTCGAAATAGACGCCCCTTATGTTCAGCAGATGGGCGAGTTGATCGATATTGAGAGGATTCGCCAGGCCGGCATAAAGATTGCGGTGGATTCCATGTTCGGCGCCGGGATGGGCTATTTCAAAAATATCCTTGCCGGGGGCAAAACTGAGGTGGTTGAGATTCACGGGGAACGTAATCCTTCCTTCCCCGGCTTGAAGCAGCCCGAACCTATTGGCCGCAATCTGGCCGAGCTTTGCGCCTTCGTCCCCAAAACCGGCGCGGACATCGGCCTGGCCACTGATGGAGATGCAGATCGCATCGGTGTGGTGGACGAAAAGGGCAACCCGCTGACCCCTCTGCAGATATTCGCCCTCCTCGCCTTGTATCTTCTGGAGGTGCGCGGCGAACGCGGGGCCATCGTCAAAACACTGACCACCACCAGTATGCTCAACAAACTCGCCGCCATGTATGACGTTCCACTCTATGAGACAAAGGTAGGATTCAAGTACGTTGCCCCGCTCATGCTCCAGCATGATGCCATGATCGGAGGGGAAGAGAGCAGCGGATTCGGTTTTCGCAATCATATCCCGGAACGGGATGGCATCCTCGCCGGGCTCTACCTGCTCGACCTCGTGGCCAGGACGGGCAAGAAACCTTCTGAACTCATCGATTATCTTTACAGCAAGGTGGGACCTCATCACTATGACCGGGTGGATGTGGAATTTCCCGCCGGGGACCGGGAAGCGATCATCCGTCGTCTCAAATCTAATCTACCGGCACGTTTGGGCGGAGTCGAGGTGAAGAAGGTAAATGCCGATGATGGTTTTCATTTCTGCCTGGCCGATGGCTCATGGCTGCTGATCCGCTTCTCCGGCACCGAGCCTCTCCTTAGAATATATGCTGAGGCTCCCAGCCTGGGTCAGGCCGAAAGGATCATCGCTGAAGGAAGAGCTGTCCTGAAAATTTAG
- a CDS encoding YajQ family cyclic di-GMP-binding protein: MPSVDVVSMVDMQAMDNAVNNLKREISTRFDFRSIKTEITLDRKEKTIHVLTGDEGKVQSVTDMLLDQCIRFKVDLKCLDIKEIEPSSQGAAKRNIQIKEGIPKLTCQKIVKLIKGTKIKVQPAIQDDRVRFTGKKIDDLQEIMQLLREQDYDIPLQFINMKS; this comes from the coding sequence ATGCCGTCAGTAGATGTAGTCAGTATGGTAGACATGCAGGCAATGGACAATGCGGTCAATAATTTAAAGCGGGAGATATCCACGCGGTTTGATTTCAGAAGCATCAAAACTGAGATCACTCTCGACCGAAAAGAGAAGACCATTCATGTTCTTACCGGAGATGAAGGGAAAGTCCAGTCGGTCACCGACATGCTGCTGGATCAATGCATCCGGTTCAAAGTGGACCTCAAGTGCCTGGACATCAAAGAGATCGAGCCCAGCTCACAGGGGGCAGCCAAAAGGAATATCCAGATCAAGGAGGGCATTCCCAAATTGACCTGCCAGAAGATTGTCAAACTCATCAAGGGGACGAAGATCAAGGTCCAGCCGGCTATTCAAGACGACCGTGTCAGGTTCACCGGCAAGAAAATTGACGATCTCCAGGAGATCATGCAGCTTCTCCGGGAGCAGGATTACGATATTCCTCTGCAGTTCATCAATATGAAGAGCTGA
- a CDS encoding universal stress protein, producing MRVILAIDGSSYSEMGIKMLKALQLPSHTEVTAMTVVPEQTFLGGIKLDMLKGGPKAGKLARKAQEQKAAELMWETVEKLQPASLKIDTQVRWGKPAEQILEAAHDLRAGLILIGAKGFAASPLSPLGDIAQRIMRYAECSVLMVKEEPSDFRRVLLATDGSTYSNEATRFLIDLPLPRSRSQIIFVVTALQSHVAAYLKMQSLDIEANQEILAELQAAEEREAQNLLERTKKELQQKNYEALPMVLRGDPAQEILAAAERFNPDLTVIGAKGLSGIESFLLGGVAQRVAKYTRSSVLMVRPSEK from the coding sequence ATGAGAGTTATTCTAGCCATCGATGGGTCTTCTTATTCCGAAATGGGCATCAAGATGCTAAAGGCATTACAGCTTCCCTCTCATACAGAAGTCACGGCAATGACCGTCGTGCCTGAGCAGACCTTTCTGGGGGGGATAAAACTCGATATGTTGAAAGGCGGGCCTAAGGCCGGAAAGCTTGCTCGCAAGGCGCAGGAGCAGAAGGCGGCCGAATTGATGTGGGAGACAGTGGAAAAACTGCAACCGGCCAGTCTCAAGATCGATACCCAGGTTAGATGGGGAAAACCTGCCGAGCAGATACTGGAGGCTGCTCACGATTTGAGAGCCGGCCTGATCTTGATCGGCGCTAAAGGTTTTGCTGCATCTCCGCTCTCTCCCCTGGGAGACATCGCCCAGAGGATAATGAGATACGCAGAATGCAGCGTACTGATGGTCAAAGAGGAGCCCTCTGATTTCAGGCGAGTCCTGTTGGCCACAGACGGCTCCACGTACTCCAATGAAGCAACACGTTTTCTCATTGATCTTCCATTGCCCCGAAGCAGAAGCCAGATTATATTCGTTGTGACGGCTCTCCAGTCTCATGTTGCCGCCTATCTGAAGATGCAGAGTTTAGATATTGAAGCCAATCAGGAGATACTGGCGGAGCTCCAAGCAGCCGAGGAGAGAGAAGCCCAGAATCTATTGGAAAGGACCAAAAAGGAGCTCCAGCAGAAGAATTATGAAGCTCTCCCCATGGTGTTGAGGGGCGATCCTGCTCAGGAGATACTGGCGGCAGCGGAGAGGTTTAATCCCGATTTGACCGTGATCGGGGCGAAGGGTCTGAGTGGAATCGAGTCGTTTCTGCTGGGGGGTGTGGCTCAGAGGGTGGCCAAGTACACCAGAAGCTCAGTGCTCATGGTGAGGCCATCAGAGAAATAG
- a CDS encoding PAS domain S-box protein, whose translation MKPPFTRTNKRPEQRLSAGVEHKQAKVQAPQENDSLYRNLVELADDGICIVQDEIIQYANPASLKILGYTAQEIQGTLITRYIHPDALGTVMDRYQRRMSGEDVPSRYETIFLHKDGRKVPVEINAETISFSHKPVYLEFVRDITERERLSADLRDSHSFLESVIDNTPDPMWVSDEKGTVIRLNQALRDFLKITDEEIVGKYNVLQDIQVKEQGFLPLVEDVFRSGKIARFEINYDTGKEEQVKLEKTAHRIIDITIAPVLDDQGETIHAIAIQRDITERKKAEEALKETARQKSALLERLNEAQQVAAVGSWEWDLETNRVWWSDETYQIFGVSQQDYVPSFEANGKFIHPDDFARYGQSFQHSFETGEPLDLDTRLVSGDGLLKHCNAKGKIISDDFGKPVRFAGTIADITERKRAEEMFKKERDTAQQYLNIAGVIIVAINADGKVTLINKKGCEILGYEEAEVTGRDWFDHFLPERMKNAIKRNYFQKMLSGDMVSGKYVENPVLTKTGQERMIAWDNTILRDEADNIVGTLSSGEDITEIKQAMEELRLSESRIESIINTAPAGIGVMMNDTITELNPLLCEITGYSRRELIGKSCGFFFPTQTAYESTKHEILRQITAKGLSAIETGWQLKSGEQIDVALNCAPLDPGDPSLGLTFIVMDITERKLTEQALRQSEEKHRTLFDTMAQGVVYQNAAREITSANPAAERILGLTLAQMNGLTSIDPGAKTLKEDGTDFPREAHPASASLETGKPVNDIVMGVFNPSDAQYHWISISAVPQFKPGEDKPYQVFTTFTDITRRKQAEKTLKESEEKFRALTEYSPGSIVRVDRGCRHLYVNTAQAKITGISQDAWIGKTSRELGIAKDMCTLSENAIDEVFRTGKVKRLEICLPNGRYFDSILSPELDAEGKVKAVICSTRDISAQKQVENELRQSREMYRAATEAFPDAIGIINLQGIITYLSQQAAKEFGYEDAEEMLGKNFLDLFASAEGHEKIALDFQKTLREGISRDVEYTLWRKDGTPFAASISASVIRDDSGMPTSIIGCTRDITDRKRAEQETARARALEGLDLMKTALLASVSHELRTPLTSIKGLASTLLQPDVTWDLQTQQEFLHDIEQAANGLTYIVGDLIDMSQLEAGTMRMENVPSKIPTILNQIHHQLITAARKHTLEIKAASDLPLINCDEIRIGQVITNLISNAASYSEEGTTITLEAKHIGENIEVSVTDQGIGIAENELGRVFDRFYRLETGVTRRRGGSGLGLSISKGIIESHGGNIWVQSQEGKGSRFNFTLPVSKMTKT comes from the coding sequence ATGAAACCGCCCTTTACCCGCACCAACAAACGTCCGGAGCAACGCCTCTCTGCAGGAGTTGAACACAAGCAAGCAAAGGTGCAAGCGCCCCAAGAGAACGATTCCCTCTACCGCAACCTGGTGGAACTGGCTGATGACGGCATCTGCATCGTTCAGGATGAAATCATCCAATATGCCAATCCTGCTTCGCTCAAGATCCTCGGGTATACCGCCCAAGAGATCCAAGGTACCCTCATAACCCGGTATATCCACCCGGATGCTCTCGGCACAGTGATGGACCGCTACCAAAGAAGAATGTCTGGCGAGGACGTCCCTTCCCGGTATGAGACCATTTTTCTGCACAAAGATGGCCGAAAGGTGCCCGTGGAGATCAACGCCGAAACTATCTCCTTTAGCCACAAGCCCGTCTATCTGGAGTTTGTGCGGGATATAACCGAACGCGAGAGGTTGAGTGCAGACCTCAGAGATTCCCACAGTTTTTTGGAAAGCGTCATCGACAATACCCCTGATCCGATGTGGGTCTCTGACGAAAAGGGAACGGTCATCAGATTAAATCAAGCACTGCGCGATTTCCTGAAGATCACGGATGAGGAGATCGTTGGTAAATATAATGTCCTGCAAGACATACAGGTGAAAGAACAAGGCTTTTTGCCGCTGGTTGAGGACGTTTTTCGCAGCGGAAAAATCGCTCGGTTTGAGATCAACTATGACACAGGAAAAGAAGAACAGGTCAAACTGGAAAAAACTGCACACAGAATCATTGACATCACCATTGCCCCCGTTCTTGACGATCAGGGAGAAACCATCCATGCGATCGCTATTCAAAGAGATATCACCGAGCGCAAGAAAGCAGAGGAGGCTCTGAAAGAAACAGCGCGCCAGAAATCGGCACTACTGGAAAGGTTGAATGAAGCCCAACAAGTTGCCGCTGTTGGAAGCTGGGAGTGGGATTTAGAGACCAATCGCGTCTGGTGGTCCGATGAGACCTATCAGATTTTTGGCGTAAGCCAGCAGGATTACGTTCCGAGCTTCGAAGCCAACGGCAAGTTCATTCATCCCGATGATTTCGCCAGATACGGCCAATCATTCCAGCATTCTTTTGAAACGGGTGAACCATTAGATCTCGATACCCGGCTGGTTTCGGGCGATGGACTGCTGAAACACTGCAATGCCAAAGGGAAGATTATTAGTGATGATTTCGGTAAACCTGTTCGTTTTGCAGGAACGATAGCAGACATCACCGAACGCAAGCGGGCCGAGGAGATGTTCAAGAAGGAGCGCGACACAGCACAACAATATCTGAATATTGCGGGAGTAATCATCGTAGCCATCAACGCTGATGGTAAAGTCACCCTCATCAACAAAAAGGGATGCGAAATACTGGGGTACGAAGAAGCTGAAGTCACAGGCAGGGACTGGTTCGATCATTTCCTGCCTGAACGGATGAAAAACGCAATCAAACGAAACTACTTCCAAAAGATGCTATCTGGGGATATGGTATCAGGCAAGTATGTGGAAAATCCTGTCCTGACCAAAACCGGCCAGGAGAGAATGATTGCCTGGGACAATACCATTCTCCGGGATGAAGCAGACAATATTGTTGGCACCCTCAGTTCCGGTGAGGATATTACCGAAATCAAGCAGGCGATGGAGGAGCTACGGCTGAGCGAGAGCAGAATCGAAAGCATCATCAATACTGCGCCTGCCGGGATCGGGGTGATGATGAACGATACCATCACAGAATTGAACCCCCTTTTATGTGAGATTACTGGCTATTCAAGGAGGGAATTGATCGGGAAGAGTTGCGGATTCTTTTTCCCCACGCAAACGGCTTATGAATCTACAAAACACGAAATTCTCCGCCAAATTACAGCAAAAGGGTTAAGCGCTATCGAGACGGGTTGGCAACTCAAATCGGGTGAACAGATCGACGTGGCTCTGAATTGTGCGCCTCTCGATCCGGGCGATCCATCGCTGGGATTAACGTTCATCGTCATGGATATCACCGAGCGCAAGCTGACGGAACAAGCGCTCCGGCAGAGTGAAGAAAAGCATCGCACTCTGTTCGATACCATGGCTCAGGGAGTTGTCTATCAAAATGCCGCCAGAGAGATCACATCCGCCAATCCAGCCGCGGAAAGAATCCTTGGATTGACCCTGGCCCAAATGAACGGTCTCACTTCGATTGATCCCGGTGCGAAAACCCTCAAAGAAGATGGCACCGATTTCCCCAGAGAGGCTCACCCGGCAAGCGCTTCACTGGAAACCGGTAAACCAGTCAATGACATCGTCATGGGTGTTTTCAATCCGTCTGATGCGCAATACCACTGGATATCCATCAGCGCCGTTCCGCAGTTCAAACCGGGCGAAGACAAGCCCTATCAGGTATTTACTACCTTCACAGATATCACTAGGCGCAAGCAGGCTGAGAAGACGCTGAAGGAGAGCGAGGAGAAGTTCCGCGCCCTCACTGAATATTCGCCTGGCTCAATCGTGCGCGTTGACCGGGGTTGCAGGCACCTGTACGTCAATACTGCCCAGGCAAAAATAACAGGTATTTCGCAAGATGCGTGGATCGGAAAAACCAGCCGTGAATTGGGCATTGCGAAAGATATGTGCACACTATCAGAAAACGCGATCGATGAAGTATTCCGGACCGGAAAAGTTAAACGACTGGAAATATGCCTTCCCAATGGTCGATACTTTGATTCGATTCTGAGCCCGGAATTGGATGCCGAAGGCAAAGTGAAAGCGGTCATTTGTTCCACGCGAGATATCTCCGCACAAAAACAGGTTGAGAATGAACTGAGGCAATCGAGAGAAATGTATCGGGCGGCAACGGAAGCGTTCCCGGATGCCATTGGGATAATAAATCTACAGGGAATTATCACTTACCTATCCCAGCAGGCGGCCAAGGAATTCGGTTATGAGGATGCTGAGGAAATGCTGGGAAAGAATTTCTTAGACTTATTTGCTTCAGCCGAAGGTCATGAAAAGATAGCCCTCGATTTCCAGAAAACTCTGAGAGAAGGCATATCAAGGGATGTAGAATACACTCTCTGGAGAAAAGACGGGACTCCATTCGCCGCTTCAATCAGCGCCTCCGTGATCAGAGACGATTCCGGCATGCCGACCAGCATTATTGGGTGCACCAGGGACATCACCGACCGAAAACGGGCGGAACAGGAAACGGCCCGGGCCAGGGCGCTTGAAGGACTCGACTTGATGAAGACAGCTCTCCTGGCCAGTGTTTCCCATGAACTCAGAACACCCCTTACTTCCATCAAAGGATTGGCCAGCACCCTCCTTCAACCCGATGTAACCTGGGACCTTCAGACACAGCAGGAATTCCTCCACGACATCGAGCAGGCTGCCAATGGGCTGACTTACATCGTGGGTGATCTGATCGATATGTCTCAACTGGAAGCAGGCACGATGAGAATGGAAAACGTGCCCAGCAAGATACCCACTATTCTGAATCAGATTCACCACCAGTTGATCACGGCAGCCCGAAAACACACCCTTGAAATCAAAGCAGCATCGGACCTTCCCCTCATCAATTGCGACGAGATCCGCATCGGGCAGGTGATCACAAACCTGATTTCCAATGCCGCCTCCTATTCCGAGGAGGGAACAACGATCACCCTGGAAGCAAAGCACATCGGCGAAAATATTGAGGTCAGCGTGACCGATCAGGGGATCGGCATTGCCGAAAACGAACTGGGAAGGGTGTTTGACCGATTCTACCGTTTGGAGACCGGGGTGACGCGCCGGAGGGGAGGAAGCGGATTGGGACTATCGATCAGCAAAGGAATCATCGAGAGTCACGGCGGTAACATTTGGGTTCAGAGCCAGGAAGGAAAAGGCTCCCGATTCAACTTTACCCTGCCCGTATCCAAAATGACCAAAACATAG
- a CDS encoding FecR domain-containing protein, with amino-acid sequence MTRKQIILSVLAVSLAVILLLGGLILVPSVFSSQTSYSDSTTLSILSGDVFVMKGSTGQWKEAHNGMKLSAADSVKTSVDSYAAITFFEGSTITLDPDTEVSIGQIERLPQTGSTVVRLKQKAGQTWNRVQKLTDTASKYEVETTAAVAAVRGTTIRLAVGTDGQTTMSVFQGEGSLLAQGVSVTVTAGTQSTARPGGQPSAVSPIPISESMLRLSVNSESAWMKAVDPAARSAGTVRPGITVNQIPGAITSSYGDETRFIEIPNPSEGTFSLVLVGQDDAQINLVVEGFVRNGTALTRIFRQERQCQTGKNDRWRIDLQTATQDGILDQITLPAKIERLKGDEPGRTSVTQGAVDGRIAELASRFDQKYAAFKYDVYRAVSGEKVTLTFSEEEIAGKLMKWVTGPDNPAEMYNMEAGLNSDGTVEASARFKYAIFRGKLNVKARVIIEAAKPRIDIIGIDFDLGKLPLPIGPFKGRINEEAKKITWDLNADLIGAETTGEHIVLTVIKR; translated from the coding sequence ATGACAAGAAAGCAGATCATACTGAGCGTGCTGGCTGTTTCTCTGGCGGTGATTCTGTTATTGGGGGGACTCATTCTGGTCCCTTCGGTCTTCTCATCGCAAACATCTTATTCGGACTCTACTACCCTCTCGATCCTCTCCGGCGATGTGTTCGTTATGAAAGGAAGCACGGGGCAGTGGAAGGAAGCCCATAACGGTATGAAGCTCTCCGCCGCAGACAGCGTCAAGACCAGTGTCGATTCCTATGCGGCAATCACCTTCTTTGAAGGCAGCACCATAACGCTTGACCCGGATACGGAGGTCTCCATCGGGCAGATCGAGAGACTTCCCCAGACAGGTTCAACCGTGGTTCGGCTGAAGCAGAAGGCGGGCCAAACATGGAATCGCGTGCAAAAGCTGACTGACACCGCCTCCAAGTATGAAGTCGAAACCACAGCTGCAGTTGCCGCGGTCAGGGGAACCACCATCCGACTGGCAGTGGGAACCGATGGCCAAACGACGATGAGCGTCTTTCAGGGAGAAGGAAGCCTCCTTGCTCAAGGGGTAAGCGTAACGGTGACGGCGGGCACACAAAGCACGGCCCGGCCGGGAGGACAGCCCTCTGCCGTGAGTCCTATTCCAATATCGGAGAGCATGCTGAGGCTCTCCGTCAATTCAGAGTCGGCATGGATGAAGGCGGTTGACCCTGCAGCGCGAAGTGCCGGAACGGTACGGCCGGGAATCACCGTCAACCAGATACCGGGAGCCATCACCAGCAGCTACGGGGATGAAACTCGCTTCATCGAGATACCCAACCCGTCAGAAGGCACTTTCAGCCTTGTGCTGGTCGGCCAGGACGACGCGCAGATCAACCTGGTGGTAGAAGGTTTTGTGAGAAATGGAACCGCCCTCACCCGGATTTTCCGCCAGGAGAGACAATGCCAGACCGGCAAGAACGACCGATGGCGCATTGATCTGCAGACCGCCACACAAGACGGCATTCTGGACCAGATTACCCTGCCGGCCAAGATCGAACGCCTGAAGGGAGATGAGCCGGGCAGGACCAGTGTGACGCAAGGCGCAGTTGACGGACGCATCGCCGAACTGGCCAGTCGATTCGACCAAAAATATGCCGCCTTCAAATACGACGTATACAGAGCAGTGTCAGGGGAGAAAGTAACCCTGACTTTCAGCGAGGAAGAGATCGCCGGAAAGCTGATGAAATGGGTTACCGGGCCCGATAATCCGGCCGAGATGTACAATATGGAAGCCGGGCTGAACAGTGACGGCACTGTGGAGGCATCGGCTCGATTCAAATACGCCATTTTCCGCGGGAAGCTGAACGTCAAGGCGAGAGTGATCATCGAGGCTGCCAAACCCAGAATAGATATCATCGGCATCGATTTTGATCTGGGCAAGCTTCCTTTGCCGATTGGTCCTTTCAAGGGCAGGATTAATGAAGAAGCCAAAAAGATCACCTGGGATCTGAATGCGGACCTGATTGGTGCTGAGACGACCGGTGAGCACATCGTGCTGACGGTGATCAAACGCTAG